A part of Nocardioides sp. WS12 genomic DNA contains:
- a CDS encoding Ig-like domain-containing protein, translating to MSRMQLVVRRPRRLVAGAVAALTLASVAVTAAEPAAHAANPPGSNIELFLEPTVGDYGNPANKIVGGGFWGHEGVARDKPTVFSADLLDGGTAFLSAFNTDNADNFAVVFVPTSTDGSAEEPTVTPGQTIAEVYPYFTDRGFLSAIQGNPANLVQDSVLTVSTKAEYDAWVTDGKPLQQTSSADLVTKDVFHGTAQHDPPIVAVAPKGKSILNRWAAGVAMSAVLVKTTGAFDAHGVPIVDATTGHAEAAWLPFVTKLDPAVGDGAHPNIATSGGYDFAGAKVTPTLPTSVAWSGATANLTATVTGSAGALTDATGTVEFLARPKNDSASAFASVGSVPVDPAGKATHAVTGLLAGEYQQYKAVYTPDTAAGALYEIATSNNRTITASKAVVAVTGTLRVGFAQTLTATVSPLGAPGTVTFYNGSTSLGAVAVSTSTGKAIKAVKLPVGTRVLRAVFVPSNVAFSGATSANVTKVIAKALPSITVARSPSIVRKGVRVKLLVTVKAPGLVPTGVVTVVYDPAKGATKILRVALRSGKAAFLLPAAVRGKTILKVTYSGSSTVLAAAKAVPTYTVR from the coding sequence ATGTCCCGCATGCAGCTTGTCGTGCGGCGACCTCGTCGGCTTGTCGCCGGCGCTGTCGCTGCCCTGACGCTGGCGTCCGTCGCCGTCACCGCAGCCGAGCCCGCCGCCCATGCGGCGAACCCGCCCGGATCGAACATCGAACTCTTCCTCGAGCCGACCGTCGGTGACTACGGCAACCCGGCCAACAAGATCGTCGGCGGCGGCTTCTGGGGGCACGAGGGTGTCGCCCGTGACAAGCCGACCGTCTTCTCCGCCGACCTGCTCGACGGCGGTACGGCGTTCCTGAGTGCCTTCAACACTGACAACGCGGACAACTTCGCGGTGGTGTTCGTCCCGACCTCCACGGACGGCTCCGCGGAGGAGCCGACCGTGACGCCCGGCCAGACGATCGCCGAGGTGTACCCGTACTTCACCGACCGTGGCTTCCTTTCGGCGATCCAGGGCAACCCGGCGAACCTCGTGCAGGACTCGGTGCTGACCGTGTCGACGAAGGCCGAGTACGACGCCTGGGTCACCGACGGCAAGCCGCTGCAGCAGACGTCGTCGGCCGACCTGGTCACGAAGGACGTCTTCCACGGCACCGCGCAGCACGACCCGCCGATCGTCGCCGTTGCGCCGAAGGGCAAGTCGATTCTCAACCGCTGGGCAGCGGGCGTCGCGATGTCGGCGGTCCTCGTCAAGACCACCGGTGCGTTCGATGCCCATGGCGTTCCGATCGTCGACGCGACGACGGGCCACGCCGAGGCCGCATGGTTGCCGTTCGTGACGAAGCTCGACCCGGCAGTCGGCGATGGAGCGCATCCGAACATCGCCACCTCCGGCGGCTACGACTTCGCCGGCGCCAAGGTCACCCCGACCCTGCCCACCAGCGTCGCCTGGAGTGGTGCGACGGCGAACCTGACCGCAACGGTGACCGGCAGCGCCGGCGCCCTCACCGACGCCACAGGCACCGTGGAGTTCTTGGCCCGCCCGAAGAACGACTCGGCCAGTGCGTTCGCGTCGGTCGGCAGCGTTCCGGTCGACCCGGCGGGCAAGGCCACTCACGCCGTGACCGGCCTGTTGGCCGGCGAGTACCAGCAGTACAAGGCCGTCTACACGCCCGACACGGCCGCTGGCGCCCTGTATGAGATCGCGACCAGCAACAACCGGACCATCACGGCCAGCAAGGCTGTCGTTGCCGTCACCGGAACGCTCCGCGTCGGCTTCGCCCAGACCCTGACGGCCACCGTCAGTCCGCTCGGCGCCCCCGGCACGGTCACGTTCTACAACGGTTCCACCTCGCTCGGCGCCGTTGCGGTCTCCACGTCGACGGGCAAGGCCATCAAGGCCGTCAAGCTCCCGGTCGGCACCCGGGTGCTGCGGGCCGTGTTCGTCCCGTCCAACGTCGCCTTCAGCGGCGCGACCTCGGCCAACGTCACCAAGGTGATCGCCAAGGCGCTCCCGAGCATCACGGTCGCGCGTTCACCCTCGATCGTCCGCAAGGGCGTTCGCGTGAAGCTGCTCGTCACGGTCAAGGCTCCGGGCCTGGTCCCGACGGGCGTCGTGACGGTCGTGTACGACCCGGCCAAGGGTGCGACCAAGATCCTGCGCGTCGCGCTGCGGAGCGGGAAGGCAGCGTTCCTGCTGCCCGCCGCGGTCAGGGGCAAGACGATCCTCAAGGTCACGTATTCGGGCAGTTCCACCGTCCTTGCTGCGGCGAAGGCCGTTCCGACGTACACCGTCCGCTGA
- a CDS encoding Ig-like domain-containing protein, translated as MTGSRLGSLGRGRAAQFALMLVVLAGAWMGPAAAGVGSTGSDGELFFTTSAAGDPADAIVGGGFWGHEGPDRAGATVVSRDLTDGGTDLDLAKLALVFTPTSADGTAEEPVVTAGQTVAEAYPYFTSASLLTPLRGNPDDADDDQVLLVSSRAEWDAWSADGKPAQAASSDDLVLHDSERPGAPVSVHPMGRSILNRWDTGQAMSAVIVATTGEYVDGVPVVDASSGRAQASWITFTSAVDPAIGDADHQGVATSGAYQLSAGAAPADGSATMTVLSLSAGPLSAGEPIPLTAAVTPATAGTVEFRDGTAVLGSAPVDTSGVAEWSWTATAGDHVLSALFTPEDSGTWSGSRSTPTPVEVLSTRSRSADDQTLAADVPEGALTLSTPYSPEQPLDLGRLVLTPDALTYTGSAPFAEVLVTDTRAGALPWTVTVISTHLSDGAGHTINAQNLGLVDLVADVRSGAGLAAVTDRPGASPPVAASDGGSLGLGFVPKPVLYLTEGPGTVAFSGRLTLAAPVSTSPGHYTATVTFTIA; from the coding sequence TTGACGGGGAGCCGTCTCGGGTCCCTTGGTCGCGGCCGCGCGGCGCAGTTCGCGTTGATGCTGGTCGTGCTGGCCGGCGCGTGGATGGGTCCTGCGGCGGCGGGGGTGGGTTCTACGGGCTCAGATGGCGAGCTGTTCTTCACGACCAGCGCGGCGGGTGACCCGGCCGACGCGATCGTCGGTGGGGGCTTCTGGGGCCATGAGGGTCCGGACCGTGCCGGGGCGACGGTCGTGTCGAGAGACCTCACCGACGGCGGTACCGACCTGGACCTCGCGAAGCTCGCCCTCGTGTTCACGCCGACCTCGGCCGATGGAACGGCCGAGGAGCCGGTGGTCACCGCGGGCCAGACCGTGGCCGAGGCGTACCCGTACTTCACGAGCGCGAGCCTGCTGACGCCTCTGCGGGGCAACCCGGACGATGCGGACGACGACCAGGTTCTCCTCGTGTCCAGCAGGGCCGAGTGGGACGCGTGGTCCGCCGATGGCAAGCCGGCCCAGGCGGCGTCGTCGGACGACCTCGTCCTGCACGACTCCGAGCGCCCGGGCGCTCCCGTGTCGGTGCACCCGATGGGCAGGTCGATCCTGAACCGTTGGGATACCGGCCAGGCGATGTCAGCGGTCATCGTCGCGACGACCGGTGAGTACGTCGACGGCGTCCCGGTCGTCGATGCGTCGTCGGGCCGCGCCCAGGCGTCGTGGATCACCTTCACCTCCGCGGTCGACCCGGCCATCGGTGACGCCGACCATCAGGGGGTCGCCACCTCCGGCGCCTATCAGCTCTCCGCTGGCGCGGCCCCTGCCGACGGCTCCGCCACGATGACCGTGCTGTCGCTCTCGGCCGGTCCGCTCAGCGCTGGCGAGCCGATTCCGCTGACCGCGGCGGTGACCCCTGCGACCGCCGGCACGGTCGAGTTCCGGGATGGAACAGCGGTGCTGGGGTCGGCACCGGTCGACACCAGCGGTGTCGCCGAGTGGTCGTGGACCGCCACTGCGGGAGACCACGTGCTGTCCGCCTTGTTCACCCCGGAGGACTCCGGGACCTGGTCGGGGTCGAGGTCGACACCGACGCCCGTCGAGGTGCTGTCGACGCGCTCGCGCTCGGCCGACGACCAGACCCTCGCCGCAGACGTGCCCGAAGGAGCGCTCACCCTGTCGACGCCGTACTCGCCCGAGCAGCCGCTGGATCTCGGTCGTCTCGTCCTGACGCCCGACGCGCTCACGTACACAGGATCCGCACCCTTCGCGGAGGTGCTCGTCACCGACACGCGGGCGGGTGCGCTGCCTTGGACGGTGACAGTGATCTCCACCCACCTCAGCGATGGGGCCGGCCACACCATCAACGCGCAGAACCTGGGCTTGGTCGACCTGGTCGCGGACGTCCGCAGTGGCGCGGGGCTGGCCGCCGTGACGGATCGCCCGGGTGCGAGCCCGCCCGTGGCGGCCTCGGACGGCGGGTCGCTCGGGCTCGGGTTCGTCCCGAAACCGGTGCTGTATCTCACCGAAGGACCGGGCACCGTCGCGTTCTCGGGGCGCCTGACACTCGCCGCGCCGGTCTCGACTTCTCCCGGTCACTACACCGCCACTGTCACCTTCACCATCGCGTAA
- a CDS encoding Ig-like domain-containing protein, whose product MRSTFTRRRRLAAVVAAAAVPAAMLAMAPAANAANPTGSNYELFFEQSLTGDPANKITPGGFWGHEGAGRNQPTTIAADLTDGGGAFLNAFGIDDPGKLQLVFVPTSANGSAEEPTITPGMTVADAYPYFTDFGALSSFQGNLSNPNLDSVLTVSTPSEYNAWVVDGKPEQIISSTDLVSHDGLRAGNPVSVAPKGKSVLNRWPAGTNVSAVFVKTTGAFDADGRAILDASSGHAEAAWIPFTTAVDPAIGATSGIATSGAYNLAVAPATATTTTLAVTPTSPQADTATLTLTATVSPAAAGTVTFKDGTTTVGSAAVSGGTAAITTSLPAGTHSLTAEFVSADAATFAHSTSSAVSFTTTHNVTATSTVLTVPSGTFTAGDVVALSAAVTPAGIPGTVAFKDNGTTIGTDAVDASGVATFDWTSTVGGHSLTAVFTPDNIADFGASTSAPQTLTANPGGQFDTEIANIATDIDAGTIDISTPYTPANPLIVDGDPVLAGNQPLKLNTDNTMYVGSALFEHIVVTDTRAGGLPWHLVAQAGDLTSGTNAINGQNVGLTGLELVSGNGAGGATYGVTMTNNPAGAALAVGAPGNAGLGGGLHAVLDRVAPGTGAVEYKGTLTIQAPTSTQAGHYTGTVTFTVS is encoded by the coding sequence ATGCGCTCAACCTTCACGCGGCGTCGCCGCCTTGCGGCCGTCGTCGCAGCGGCTGCGGTCCCGGCCGCAATGCTCGCGATGGCGCCTGCCGCCAACGCAGCGAACCCGACCGGATCCAACTACGAGCTCTTCTTCGAGCAGTCCCTGACGGGCGACCCGGCCAACAAGATCACGCCCGGCGGTTTCTGGGGCCACGAGGGTGCGGGCCGTAACCAGCCCACCACGATCGCAGCCGATCTCACCGACGGCGGCGGCGCGTTCCTCAACGCCTTCGGCATCGATGACCCGGGCAAGCTCCAGCTCGTGTTCGTGCCCACCTCGGCCAACGGCTCCGCCGAGGAGCCGACCATCACGCCCGGCATGACGGTCGCCGACGCGTACCCGTACTTCACCGACTTCGGTGCGCTGAGCTCGTTCCAGGGCAACCTGTCCAACCCGAACCTGGACTCGGTCCTCACCGTGTCGACGCCCTCCGAGTACAACGCCTGGGTGGTCGACGGCAAGCCCGAGCAGATCATCTCCTCGACGGACCTCGTCTCGCACGACGGCCTGCGCGCGGGCAACCCGGTCTCGGTGGCACCCAAGGGCAAGTCGGTCCTCAACCGCTGGCCGGCCGGCACCAACGTCTCCGCTGTCTTCGTGAAGACCACCGGTGCCTTCGACGCCGACGGTCGCGCAATCCTCGACGCCTCGAGCGGTCACGCGGAAGCTGCCTGGATCCCGTTCACCACGGCTGTCGACCCGGCCATCGGCGCGACCTCGGGCATCGCGACCTCAGGTGCCTACAATCTCGCCGTCGCGCCCGCCACGGCGACGACGACCACCCTCGCGGTGACCCCCACGTCGCCGCAGGCCGACACCGCCACGCTCACCCTGACCGCGACCGTCTCGCCGGCTGCTGCCGGAACGGTCACGTTCAAGGACGGTACGACGACGGTCGGTTCGGCCGCCGTTTCCGGTGGCACCGCCGCGATCACCACGTCGCTCCCGGCCGGTACGCACTCGCTGACCGCGGAGTTCGTCTCCGCCGATGCCGCGACCTTTGCCCACTCGACGTCCTCGGCTGTTTCGTTCACGACGACCCACAACGTGACCGCGACGTCGACGGTGCTCACGGTTCCTTCGGGCACCTTCACCGCCGGTGACGTCGTGGCCCTCTCGGCCGCGGTGACCCCGGCCGGCATCCCCGGCACGGTCGCGTTCAAGGACAACGGCACCACCATCGGTACCGACGCTGTCGACGCCTCGGGTGTCGCGACCTTCGACTGGACCTCCACCGTGGGCGGGCACAGCCTGACGGCCGTCTTCACCCCGGACAACATCGCCGACTTCGGTGCGTCCACCTCGGCGCCGCAGACCCTGACCGCCAACCCGGGCGGTCAGTTCGACACCGAGATCGCCAACATCGCCACGGACATCGACGCGGGCACGATCGACATCTCGACGCCGTACACGCCGGCCAACCCGTTGATCGTCGACGGTGACCCGGTGCTCGCCGGCAACCAGCCGCTGAAGCTCAACACCGACAACACGATGTACGTCGGTTCGGCACTGTTCGAGCACATCGTCGTGACCGACACCCGCGCGGGTGGTCTTCCGTGGCACCTGGTCGCGCAGGCCGGTGACCTCACCTCGGGCACCAACGCCATCAACGGCCAGAACGTCGGCCTCACCGGCCTCGAGCTGGTCAGCGGCAACGGCGCCGGTGGCGCCACCTACGGGGTCACCATGACCAACAACCCCGCAGGTGCTGCTCTCGCCGTCGGTGCTCCGGGCAACGCCGGTCTCGGTGGCGGCCTCCACGCCGTCCTCGACCGTGTCGCTCCCGGCACGGGCGCGGTCGAGTACAAGGGCACCCTGACCATCCAGGCCCCGACCTCGACGCAGGCCGGTCACTACACGGGCACCGTGACCTTCACGGTTTCCTGA
- a CDS encoding glycoside hydrolase family 16 protein translates to MRRLRLLALFTVLVGVLTLPLVAHAAALPKPTLTLTAASAPTVGEDVTLAVTSTGLSAGDPITLEKFNGLLYSAVATAPASATGTASFAVPVASTKAVKYRVSVKASATHQAATSAQLTVTGVLAQPVLTLALQGHAVVNTPTTLVATGTRLSNGEAVKLEKWGGLTWGSAGTAPYDAVTGQVAFTITPANTKATRYRATVVKTTTHAAAASPELTVTALATAPGPGAPTCGTTPVAKADGTLWVCSFEEEFNASALDRTKWTPQTNFVNGRLYSEGPPYAYACYIDDPSVISQSNGTLKLTTRKMSSNVLCPKSADSSKNIPDVPYASGQVSTYGRFNQEHGRFEARMKSPGISPDSPTKLHEAFWLWPAVEAGESLFPATGEIDVSETYSEYPTLSVPFLHYDATGPTPYTGSNSGVANTAWNCVAHRGEWNTFTLEWDATKLQIWVNGNLCMVNTSKSPMLNKKYIVALTSAMGRASTGYDGVDAGPKTLEVDYVHVWK, encoded by the coding sequence GTGAGACGTCTGCGCCTGCTTGCCCTGTTCACTGTCCTCGTGGGAGTCCTGACGCTCCCGCTGGTTGCCCATGCGGCCGCGCTTCCGAAGCCCACGCTCACCCTCACGGCAGCGTCTGCTCCCACGGTGGGTGAGGACGTCACCCTCGCCGTGACCTCCACCGGCCTGAGCGCGGGGGACCCCATCACTCTCGAGAAGTTCAACGGCCTCCTGTACAGCGCCGTGGCCACTGCGCCGGCCTCTGCCACCGGCACGGCCAGTTTCGCTGTCCCGGTGGCCAGCACCAAGGCCGTGAAGTACCGCGTGAGTGTCAAGGCCAGCGCTACGCACCAGGCGGCGACCAGTGCTCAACTGACCGTGACAGGAGTCCTGGCCCAACCCGTTCTCACTCTCGCGCTTCAGGGTCATGCGGTCGTCAACACGCCCACCACCCTCGTCGCCACGGGAACGCGTCTGTCGAACGGTGAAGCCGTGAAGCTGGAGAAGTGGGGTGGCCTCACGTGGGGGTCCGCCGGGACCGCTCCCTATGACGCCGTCACCGGGCAGGTTGCCTTCACGATCACTCCTGCCAACACGAAGGCGACTCGCTACCGCGCAACGGTGGTCAAGACGACCACACACGCTGCGGCGGCCAGCCCTGAACTGACCGTGACTGCCCTCGCCACTGCTCCCGGCCCCGGCGCTCCCACGTGTGGCACGACCCCCGTGGCCAAGGCTGACGGCACGCTCTGGGTGTGCTCCTTCGAAGAGGAGTTCAACGCCAGCGCACTGGACCGGACCAAGTGGACTCCTCAGACGAACTTCGTCAACGGCCGCCTGTACAGCGAGGGCCCTCCCTATGCCTACGCTTGCTACATCGACGACCCGTCCGTCATCAGCCAGTCCAACGGCACCCTCAAGCTCACCACCCGCAAGATGTCCTCCAACGTGCTCTGCCCCAAGTCTGCTGACAGCTCGAAGAACATTCCTGACGTGCCTTACGCCTCCGGTCAGGTGAGCACGTACGGCAGGTTCAACCAGGAGCACGGTCGCTTCGAAGCACGCATGAAGTCGCCGGGGATCTCTCCGGACTCCCCGACCAAGCTCCACGAGGCCTTCTGGCTCTGGCCGGCCGTGGAGGCTGGAGAATCGCTCTTCCCGGCGACGGGAGAAATCGACGTCAGCGAGACCTACTCGGAATACCCGACCCTGTCCGTTCCCTTCCTGCACTACGACGCGACCGGACCCACTCCCTACACGGGGAGCAACTCGGGCGTGGCCAACACCGCATGGAACTGTGTGGCCCATCGGGGTGAATGGAACACCTTCACTCTCGAATGGGACGCCACCAAGCTCCAGATCTGGGTCAACGGCAACCTCTGCATGGTCAACACGTCCAAGAGCCCCATGCTGAACAAGAAGTACATCGTGGCGCTCACTTCTGCCATGGGAAGAGCCTCGACCGGCTACGACGGCGTTGACGCTGGCCCCAAGACGCTGGAAGTCGACTACGTGCACGTCTGGAAGTAG
- the guaB gene encoding IMP dehydrogenase, producing MDEVPDKFAALGLTYDDVLLLPGHSDLAPDDIDTSTRLTRDIMIKAPLISAAMDTVTESRMAIAMARQGGIGILHRNLSAEEQAYQVDLVKRTQTGIISNPVTIGPDATLEELDRICGEYRVSGLPVVDTDNRLLGICTNRDLRFTPVAEWATTKVDEVMTPMPLITGPVGISRDDATLLLRQHKRERLPLVDEQGRLGGLITVKDFVKSEQFPLASKDASGRLLVGAAIGYFGDAWERATSLIDAGVDVLVADTAHGHVTLLLDMVRRLKSDPATKHVQVIGGNVATREGAQAFVDAGADAVKVGFGPGSICTTRVVTGCGVPQITAVYEAALAAHPAGIPVIADGGLQQSGDIAKAIVAGAESVMIGSMLAGCEESPGDVVFHQGKQYKAYRGMGSLGAMSSRGKKSYSKDRYFQAEVTSDDKIVPEGVEGQVAYKGPVSGVAHQLIGGLSQSMFYVGAQTVPELQEKGRFIRITSASLKESHPHDVEMTIEAPNYHR from the coding sequence ATGGATGAGGTCCCCGACAAGTTCGCAGCCCTTGGTCTCACCTACGACGACGTGCTGCTGCTGCCGGGTCATTCCGACCTGGCGCCGGACGACATCGACACCAGTACGCGCCTGACGCGCGACATCATGATCAAGGCGCCGCTGATCAGCGCCGCGATGGACACGGTCACCGAGTCCCGGATGGCGATCGCGATGGCCCGCCAGGGCGGCATCGGCATCCTGCACCGCAACCTCTCCGCTGAGGAACAGGCCTACCAGGTCGACCTCGTGAAGCGGACCCAGACCGGGATCATCTCCAACCCGGTCACCATCGGACCCGACGCGACGCTCGAGGAACTCGACCGGATCTGCGGTGAGTACCGCGTCTCCGGTCTCCCCGTGGTGGACACCGACAACCGTCTCCTCGGCATCTGCACCAACCGAGACCTGCGCTTCACCCCCGTCGCGGAGTGGGCGACCACCAAGGTCGACGAAGTGATGACGCCGATGCCGCTGATCACCGGCCCCGTCGGCATCAGCCGCGACGACGCCACCTTGCTGCTGCGCCAGCACAAGCGCGAGCGTCTCCCGCTGGTCGACGAGCAGGGTCGCCTCGGCGGCCTGATCACGGTCAAGGACTTCGTGAAGTCCGAGCAGTTCCCCCTCGCGTCCAAGGACGCCAGCGGCCGCCTCCTCGTCGGTGCCGCCATCGGTTACTTCGGCGACGCGTGGGAACGGGCCACCAGCCTGATCGATGCCGGCGTCGACGTACTCGTTGCCGACACGGCGCACGGCCACGTCACGCTGCTGCTCGACATGGTTCGTCGCCTCAAGTCCGACCCGGCCACCAAGCACGTGCAGGTCATCGGCGGCAACGTCGCCACCCGCGAAGGCGCGCAGGCGTTCGTCGACGCCGGTGCTGACGCGGTCAAGGTGGGCTTCGGCCCCGGCTCCATCTGTACGACGCGCGTCGTGACCGGCTGCGGCGTACCGCAGATCACGGCCGTCTACGAAGCTGCTCTGGCCGCCCATCCGGCCGGCATCCCGGTGATCGCCGACGGTGGTCTGCAGCAGTCCGGCGACATCGCGAAGGCGATCGTGGCCGGCGCCGAGTCCGTGATGATCGGCTCGATGCTCGCCGGTTGCGAGGAGTCACCCGGCGACGTCGTCTTCCACCAGGGCAAGCAGTACAAGGCCTACCGCGGCATGGGATCGCTCGGCGCGATGTCCTCGCGCGGCAAGAAGTCCTACTCCAAGGACCGCTACTTCCAGGCCGAGGTCACCAGCGACGACAAGATCGTGCCTGAGGGCGTCGAGGGCCAGGTCGCCTACAAGGGCCCGGTCTCCGGTGTCGCCCACCAGTTGATCGGGGGCCTCTCGCAGTCGATGTTCTACGTCGGCGCCCAGACCGTCCCCGAGCTGCAGGAGAAGGGCCGGTTCATCCGGATCACCTCCGCCTCGCTCAAGGAGAGCCACCCGCACGACGTCGAGATGACGATCGAGGCTCCGAACTACCACCGCTGA
- a CDS encoding class I SAM-dependent methyltransferase translates to MNIPETGRSVWRPTADGLDPMNEALSAIDRALVGDANILEVGCGTGVMAERIHALPGVTLVATDFSTRFVELAAARGVDARQADICYLPFDDGSFDVVYAGWMLHHIRDLERALNQVRRVLRPGGTFVAVTNGNEHLADLRIAAGGKRNITQFSSETGESVLRRRFGDVRRQDLETRAVFPDHASAQAHLDSSGQGLVLPSFEGVREYTGHVTVFEAR, encoded by the coding sequence ATGAACATCCCAGAGACGGGCCGCTCCGTGTGGCGGCCGACGGCCGACGGCCTCGACCCGATGAACGAGGCGCTGAGCGCGATCGACCGTGCGCTCGTCGGCGATGCGAACATTCTCGAAGTCGGCTGCGGAACCGGCGTCATGGCCGAGCGGATCCACGCTCTCCCAGGCGTGACGCTGGTTGCCACCGACTTCTCGACGAGGTTCGTCGAGCTCGCCGCTGCTCGCGGAGTCGATGCCCGTCAGGCCGACATCTGCTATCTGCCGTTCGACGACGGGTCCTTCGACGTCGTCTATGCAGGCTGGATGCTCCACCACATCCGCGACCTGGAGCGAGCCCTCAACCAGGTCCGCCGAGTGCTCCGCCCCGGCGGCACCTTCGTGGCGGTCACCAACGGCAACGAGCACCTCGCGGACCTGCGCATCGCAGCCGGCGGGAAGCGCAACATCACGCAGTTCAGCAGCGAGACCGGCGAGTCAGTCCTTCGACGGAGGTTTGGCGACGTACGGCGCCAGGACCTCGAGACCCGAGCGGTCTTCCCCGACCATGCGTCTGCTCAGGCCCATCTCGACTCCTCCGGCCAGGGTCTGGTGCTTCCGTCCTTCGAGGGCGTTCGGGAGTACACGGGGCACGTCACTGTGTTCGAAGCACGCTGA
- the zwf gene encoding glucose-6-phosphate dehydrogenase, which translates to MTSDLPPHVLVLFGATGDLASRKLFPGLYRLAAAGRLPTHFAVIGSGRRSPGTDEEFRGHVRDALAEFVGDVDEAVSGPLLDRISFVASSADDGAELARAVEAAEDRLLGDARCLLGDVRRLFYLSVPPGAVKGMVGMLDREDLVSRSRLVAEKPFGTDLATARDLHAVLDSAFADDQVFRIDHFLGKEAVQNILALRFANGLFEPAWNRHTIESVQIDVPEKLTVEGRGSFYEGTGCLRDMVTTHLTQLLGFVALEDPHAFRASAIRAAKAATFSALRPVDPERVVFGQYDGYRDEPDVADDSTVETFVAAELWIDNDRWRDVPFYLRTGKALADGRRTITVRFRDPRHRWLKPAHGGAPEPNELVIELGDQPRIAIDVRAKRPGPDMALVEGVFRLDLVCDVPDADPLEAYERLLLDVMRGDRTLFISSEEVDRLWEIFQPVLDRRPATETYEPGSWGPATALALPLGGWRLGNHAPDRELTR; encoded by the coding sequence GTGACCTCTGACCTGCCCCCGCACGTCCTGGTGCTCTTCGGAGCCACCGGTGACCTCGCCAGCCGGAAGTTGTTCCCCGGCCTGTATCGCCTTGCGGCCGCCGGAAGACTCCCCACCCACTTCGCGGTGATCGGCAGCGGCCGCCGCTCCCCCGGTACCGACGAGGAGTTCCGTGGGCACGTCCGCGACGCGCTGGCCGAGTTCGTCGGTGACGTCGACGAGGCCGTCTCCGGGCCCCTGCTCGACCGGATCAGCTTCGTCGCCTCCTCCGCGGACGACGGCGCCGAGCTGGCGCGCGCCGTGGAGGCGGCCGAGGACCGGCTACTCGGGGACGCGCGGTGCCTGCTGGGCGACGTACGCCGTCTGTTCTACCTCTCCGTGCCGCCGGGCGCCGTCAAGGGGATGGTCGGGATGCTCGATCGCGAGGACCTCGTCAGCCGGTCGCGCCTGGTCGCCGAGAAGCCGTTCGGCACCGACCTCGCGACGGCCCGCGACCTCCACGCGGTGCTGGACTCGGCCTTCGCCGATGACCAGGTGTTTCGCATCGACCACTTCCTCGGCAAGGAGGCGGTGCAGAACATCCTGGCGCTGCGCTTCGCGAACGGGTTGTTCGAGCCCGCGTGGAACCGGCACACGATCGAGTCCGTGCAGATCGACGTACCGGAGAAGCTGACGGTCGAGGGCCGCGGGAGCTTCTACGAGGGCACCGGGTGCCTGCGCGACATGGTGACCACCCACCTCACCCAGCTCCTCGGCTTCGTCGCCCTCGAGGATCCGCACGCCTTCCGTGCCTCGGCGATCCGGGCCGCCAAGGCCGCCACCTTCTCGGCGCTTCGCCCGGTCGACCCCGAGCGTGTCGTCTTTGGCCAGTACGACGGCTACCGCGACGAGCCCGACGTCGCCGACGACTCCACGGTCGAGACCTTCGTGGCTGCCGAGCTCTGGATCGACAACGACCGCTGGCGTGACGTCCCCTTCTACCTGCGCACCGGCAAGGCACTGGCCGATGGCAGGCGCACCATCACGGTCCGATTCCGCGATCCGCGGCACCGCTGGCTCAAGCCGGCCCACGGCGGTGCACCCGAACCCAACGAGCTCGTCATCGAACTGGGAGACCAGCCGAGGATCGCGATCGACGTGCGGGCCAAGCGTCCCGGCCCCGACATGGCGCTGGTGGAAGGCGTGTTCCGCCTCGACCTCGTGTGCGACGTGCCCGATGCCGATCCGCTCGAGGCCTACGAGCGGCTGTTGCTCGACGTGATGCGTGGCGACCGGACGTTGTTCATCAGCTCCGAGGAGGTCGACCGGCTCTGGGAGATCTTCCAGCCGGTGCTCGACCGACGGCCGGCGACCGAGACCTACGAACCCGGCTCGTGGGGGCCCGCGACGGCGCTCGCCCTGCCGCTCGGCGGCTGGCGCCTGGGCAACCACGCACCCGATCGGGAGCTGACGCGCTGA